From the genome of Salvelinus namaycush isolate Seneca chromosome 10, SaNama_1.0, whole genome shotgun sequence, one region includes:
- the LOC120054682 gene encoding pyroglutamyl-peptidase 1-like isoform X1: MDNSKQTVVVTGFEPFGEHTINASWVAVQELKKLGLGKDIDLHVYEVPVDYQAVQSLIPSLWKQYHPQLVVHVGVSGMATTVTLEKCGRNHGYKGLDNSRFCPHSQCCIEGGPDCIDSVIDMESVCKRVTASGLGVAVSVSKDAGRYLCDFTYYTSLYLSHGHSAFVHVPPIEKPYSGVDLGRALQAIIQEMLDMLDQTEEKIHCQRVH; this comes from the exons ATGGACAATAGTAAGCAAACTGTTGTTGTAACAG GGTTTGAGCCATTTGGAGAGCACACTATTAATGCCAGTTGGGTAGCAGTCCAG GAACTGAAGAAGCTGGGCCTGGGAAAGGACATAGACCTGCATGTGTATGAGGTGCCTGTCGACTACCAGGCAGTCCAGAGTTTGATTCCATCACTATGGAAGCAGTATCATCCCCAG TTAGTGGTCCATGTTGGAGTCTCAGGTATGGCCACCACCGTTACCTTAGAGAAATGTGGCCGTAACCATGGCTACAAGGGTTTGGACAACAGCCGCTTCTGTCCCCATTCTCAGTGTTGCATTGAGGGGGGCCCAGACTGCATTGACTCTGTTATTGACATGGAATCGGTCTGCAAAAGAGTGACAGCCTCTGGACTAGGAGTAGCAGTGTCCGTCTCAAAAGATGCTGGCAG ATACCTCTGTGACTTCACCTACTACACCTCTCTGTACCTGAGCCATGGGCACTCAGCATTCGTCCACGTGCCTCCCATAGAGAAGCCTTATAGTGGAGTGGACTTGGGTAGGGCCCTCCAAGCCATCATACAAGAGATGTTGGACATGCTCGACCAAACCGAAGAGAAGATCCACTGCCAGCGTGTGCACTAA
- the LOC120054682 gene encoding pyroglutamyl-peptidase 1-like isoform X2, with the protein MATTVTLEKCGRNHGYKGLDNSRFCPHSQCCIEGGPDCIDSVIDMESVCKRVTASGLGVAVSVSKDAGRYLCDFTYYTSLYLSHGHSAFVHVPPIEKPYSGVDLGRALQAIIQEMLDMLDQTEEKIHCQRVH; encoded by the exons ATGGCCACCACCGTTACCTTAGAGAAATGTGGCCGTAACCATGGCTACAAGGGTTTGGACAACAGCCGCTTCTGTCCCCATTCTCAGTGTTGCATTGAGGGGGGCCCAGACTGCATTGACTCTGTTATTGACATGGAATCGGTCTGCAAAAGAGTGACAGCCTCTGGACTAGGAGTAGCAGTGTCCGTCTCAAAAGATGCTGGCAG ATACCTCTGTGACTTCACCTACTACACCTCTCTGTACCTGAGCCATGGGCACTCAGCATTCGTCCACGTGCCTCCCATAGAGAAGCCTTATAGTGGAGTGGACTTGGGTAGGGCCCTCCAAGCCATCATACAAGAGATGTTGGACATGCTCGACCAAACCGAAGAGAAGATCCACTGCCAGCGTGTGCACTAA